A genomic segment from Canis aureus isolate CA01 chromosome 4, VMU_Caureus_v.1.0, whole genome shotgun sequence encodes:
- the PDGFRB gene encoding platelet-derived growth factor receptor beta isoform X1, translating to MRGQRGGLPGGGDSPELRTVPTPEGISSKDTMQVPGTMPAPVLKGQALWLPLLLMLSPQASGGLVITPPGPELVLNISSTFVLTCSGPAPVVWERLSQEPLQKMARTQDGTFSSTLTLTNVTGLDTGEYFCTYKGSHGLEPDGRKRLYIFVPDPTMGFLPVDPEELFIFLTEITEITIPCRVTDPRLVVTLHEKKVDIPLPIPYDHQRGFSGTFEDKTYVCKTTIGDKEVDSEAYYVYSLQVSSINVSVNAVQTVVRQGENITIMCIVTGNEVVNFEWTYPRMESGRLVEPVTDFLFNVPSHIRSILHIPSAELGDSGTYICNVSESVNDHRDEKSINVTVVESGYVRLLGELDAVQFAELHRSRALQVVFEAYPPPTVVWFKDNRTLGESSAGEIALSTRNVSETRYVSELTLVRVKVAEAGYYTMRAFHEDAEAQLSFQLQVNVPVRVLELSESHPASGEQTVRCRGRGMPQPHLTWSTCSDLKRCPRELPPTPLGNSSEEESQLETNVTYWPEDQEFEVVSTLRLRRVDQPLSVRCTLHNLLGHDMQEVTVVPHSLPFKVVVISAILALVVLTIISLIILIMLWQKKPRYEIRWKVIESVSSDGHEYIYVDPMQLPYDSTWELPRDQLVLGRTLGSGAFGQVVEATAHGLSHSQATMKVAVKMLKSTARSSEKQALMSELKIMSHLGPHLNVVNLLGACTKGGPIYIITEYCRYGDLVDYLHRNKHTFLQLCSDKRRPPSAELYSNALPAGLPLPSHVSLPGESDGGYMDMSKDESVDYVPMLDMKGGVKYADIESSSYMAPYDNYVPTAPERTCRATLINESPVLSYTDLVGFSYQVANGMEFLASKNCVHRDLAARNVLICEGKLVKICDFGLARDIMRDSNYISKGSTFLPLKWMAPESIFNSLYTTLSDVWSFGILLWEIFTLGGTPYPELPMNEQFYNAIKRGYRMAQPAHASDEIYEIMQKCWEEKFEIRPPFSQLVLLLERLLGEGYKKKYQQVDEEFLRSDHPAVLRSQARLPGFPGLRSPLDTSSVLYTAVQPNEGDNDYIIPLPDPKPEVADDGPLESSPSLASSTLNEVNTSSTISCDSPLEPQEEPEPEPEPQPEPQVVPEPPLDSSCPGPRAEAEDSFL from the exons GACACCATGCAGGTTCCAGGCACCATGCCAGCTCCTGTCCTCAAAG GCCAGGCACTGTGGCTGCCGCTGCTGTTGATGCTGAGCCCACAGGCCTCCGGCGGCCTGGTCATCACACCCCCGGGGCCGGAGCTTGTCCTTAATATCTCTAGCACCTTCGTTCTGACCTGCTCGGGTCCAGCTCCGGTGGTATGGGAACGGTTGTCCCAAGAGCCCCTGCAGAAAATGGCCAGGACCCAGGATGGCACCTTCTCCAGCACACTGACACTGACCAATGTCACTGGGCTAGACACGGGAGAGTACTTTTGCACCTACAAAGGCTCCCATGGGCTGGAGCCTGATGGGCGAAAACGGCTCTATATCTTTGTGCCAG ATCCCACTATGGGCTTTCTCCCGGTTGACCCTGAGGAACTCTTCATCTTTCTCACGGAAATAACGGAGATCACAATTCCATGCCGAGTGACGGATCCAAGACTGGTGGTGACACTACACGAGAAGAAAGTGGATATCCCACTGCCCATCCCCTATGACCACCAACGTGGCTTCTCTGGTACCTTCGAGGACAAGACTTATGTCTGCAAGACCACCATCGGGGACAAGGAAGTGGATTCTGAAGCCTACTATGTCTACAGCCTCCAGG TGTCATCCATCAACGTCTCCGTGAATGCAGTGCAGACTGTGGTCCGCCAGGGTGAGAACATCACCATCATGTGCATCGTGACCGGAAATGAGGTGGTTAACTTTGAATGGACATACCCACGCATGGAG AGTGGGCGGCTGGTGGAGCCAGTGACTGACTTCCTCTTCAATGTGCCCTCCCACATACGCTCCATTCTGCACATCCCTAGTGCTGAGCTTGGCGATTCAGGGACCTACATCTGCAATGTATCAGAAAGTGTGAATGACCATCGAGATGAAAAGTCCATCAATGTCACCGTGGTTG AGAGCGGCTACGTGCGGCTGCTGGGGGAGCTGGACGCCGTACAGTTCGCGGAGCTGCACCGCAGCCGGGCTCTGCAGGTCGTGTTCGAGGCCTACCCGCCGCCTACTGTCGTGTGGTTCAAGGACAACCGCACGCTAGGCGAATCCAGCGCAGGCGAGATCGCCTTGTCCACACGCAACGTGTCTGAGACCCG GTACGTGTCAGAACTGACGTTGGTGCGGGTCAAGGTGGCCGAGGCTGGCTACTACACCATGCGGGCCTTCCATGAGGATGCCGAGGCCCAGCTCTCCTTCCAGCTGCAGGTCAACG TGCCTGTCCGCGTGCTGGAGCTGAGTGAAAGCCACCCTGCCAGCGGGGAGCAGACAGTCCGATGTCGCGGCCGGGGCATGCCCCAGCCACACCTCACCTGGTCTACCTGCAGCGACCTCAAAAG ATGTCCTCGCGAGCTGCCACCCACGCCGCTAGGGAACAGTTCAGAGGAGGAGAGCCAGCTGGAGACTAACGTGACATACTGGCCTGAGGATCAGGAGTTCGAGGTGGTGAGCACGCTGCGCCTGCGCCGTGTGGATCAGCCGCTGTCGGTGCGCTGCACTCTGCACAACCTGCTGGGACACGACATGCAGGAGGTCACCGTGGTGCCACATT ctctgccCTTCAAGGTGGTGGTGATCTCGGCCATCCTGGCCTTGGTGGTTCTCACAATCATCTCCCTCATCATCCTCATCATGCTCTGGCAAAAG AAGCCACGTTATGAGATCCGATGGAAGGTGATTGAATCCGTGAGCTCCGATGGCCATGAGTACATCTACGTGGACCCTATGCAGCTGCCCTACGACTCCACCTGGGAGCTGCCGAGGGACCAGCTCGTGCTTG GACGTACGCTCGGCTCTGGGGCCTTTGGGCAGGTGGTGGAGGCGACGGCTCACGGCCTAAGCCATTCGCAGGCCACGATGAAAGTGGCAGTCAAGATGCTGAAAT CCACAGCCCGCAGCAGCGAGAAGCAGGCCCTCATGTCAGAGCTGAAGATCATGAGTCACCTCGGGCCCCATCTAAATGTGGTCAACTTGCTGGGGGCCTGCACCAAAGGAG GACCCATCTACATCATCACCGAGTACTGCCGCTACGGGGACCTGGTGGACTACCTTCACCGCAACAAGCACACCTTCCTGCAGCTCTGCTCCGACAAGCGCCGCCCGCCCAGCGCTGAGCTCTACAGCAACGCCCTGCCCGCGGGGCTCCCTCTGCCCAG CCACGTGTCTCTGCCTGGGGAGAGTGACGGGGGCTACATGGACATGAGCAAGGACGAGTCAGTGGATTACGTGCCCATGCTGGACATGAAAGGAGGCGTCAAATATGCAGACATTGAGTCCTCCAGCTACATGGCCCCTTATGACAACTACGTCCCCACTG CTCCCGAGAGGACCTGTCGGGCAACTCTGATCAATGAGTCCCCAGTGCTTAGCTACACGGATCTCGTGGGCTTCAGCTACCAGGTGGCCAATGGCATGGAGTTCCTGGCCTCCAAGAAC TGTGTCCACCGAGATCTGGCAGCCAGAAACGTGCTCATCTGTGAGGGCAAGCTGGTCAAGATATGTGACTTTGGCCTGGCTCGTGACATCATGAGAGACTCGAACTATATCTCCAAAGGCAGC ACCTTCCTGCCTCTGAAGTGGATGGCTCCCGAGAGCATCTTCAACAGCCTCTATACCACCCTGAGCGACGTGTGGTCCTTCGGGATCCTGCTCTGGGAGATCTTCACCCTGG GTGGCACACCTTACCCAGAGCTGCCCATGAACGAACAGTTCTATAATGCCATCAAGCGGGGCTACCGCATGGCTCAGCCTGCCCACGCCTCTGACGAGAT TTATGAGATCATGCAGAAGTGCTGGGAAGAGAAGTTTGAGATCCGGCCTCCCTTCTCCCAGCTGGTGCTGCTTCTCGAGAGGCTGCTGGGTGAGGGGTACAAAAAG AAGTACCAGCAGGTGGATGAGGAGTTTCTGAGGAGCGACCACCCAGCAGTCCTTCGGTCCCAAGCCCGCTTGCCTGGCTTCCCTGGCCTCCGATCCCCTCTGGACACCAGCTCTGTCCTGTACACTGCTGTGCAGCCCAACGAGGGTGACAACGACTACATCATCCCCCTGCCGGACCCCAAGCCTGAGGTTGCTGATGACGGCCCACTGGAGAGTTCTCCCAGCCTTGCCAG CTCCACCCTGAATGAAGTCAACACCTCCTCTACCATCTCCTGTGACAGCCCCCTGGAACCCCAAGAGGAGCCAGAACCAGAGCCAgagccccagcccgagccccagGTGGTGCCGGAGCCACCGCTGGATTCAAGCTGCCCTGGGCCTCGGGCTGAGGCAGAGGACAGCTTCCTGTAG
- the PDGFRB gene encoding platelet-derived growth factor receptor beta isoform X2: protein MQVPGTMPAPVLKGQALWLPLLLMLSPQASGGLVITPPGPELVLNISSTFVLTCSGPAPVVWERLSQEPLQKMARTQDGTFSSTLTLTNVTGLDTGEYFCTYKGSHGLEPDGRKRLYIFVPDPTMGFLPVDPEELFIFLTEITEITIPCRVTDPRLVVTLHEKKVDIPLPIPYDHQRGFSGTFEDKTYVCKTTIGDKEVDSEAYYVYSLQVSSINVSVNAVQTVVRQGENITIMCIVTGNEVVNFEWTYPRMESGRLVEPVTDFLFNVPSHIRSILHIPSAELGDSGTYICNVSESVNDHRDEKSINVTVVESGYVRLLGELDAVQFAELHRSRALQVVFEAYPPPTVVWFKDNRTLGESSAGEIALSTRNVSETRYVSELTLVRVKVAEAGYYTMRAFHEDAEAQLSFQLQVNVPVRVLELSESHPASGEQTVRCRGRGMPQPHLTWSTCSDLKRCPRELPPTPLGNSSEEESQLETNVTYWPEDQEFEVVSTLRLRRVDQPLSVRCTLHNLLGHDMQEVTVVPHSLPFKVVVISAILALVVLTIISLIILIMLWQKKPRYEIRWKVIESVSSDGHEYIYVDPMQLPYDSTWELPRDQLVLGRTLGSGAFGQVVEATAHGLSHSQATMKVAVKMLKSTARSSEKQALMSELKIMSHLGPHLNVVNLLGACTKGGPIYIITEYCRYGDLVDYLHRNKHTFLQLCSDKRRPPSAELYSNALPAGLPLPSHVSLPGESDGGYMDMSKDESVDYVPMLDMKGGVKYADIESSSYMAPYDNYVPTAPERTCRATLINESPVLSYTDLVGFSYQVANGMEFLASKNCVHRDLAARNVLICEGKLVKICDFGLARDIMRDSNYISKGSTFLPLKWMAPESIFNSLYTTLSDVWSFGILLWEIFTLGGTPYPELPMNEQFYNAIKRGYRMAQPAHASDEIYEIMQKCWEEKFEIRPPFSQLVLLLERLLGEGYKKKYQQVDEEFLRSDHPAVLRSQARLPGFPGLRSPLDTSSVLYTAVQPNEGDNDYIIPLPDPKPEVADDGPLESSPSLASSTLNEVNTSSTISCDSPLEPQEEPEPEPEPQPEPQVVPEPPLDSSCPGPRAEAEDSFL, encoded by the exons ATGCAGGTTCCAGGCACCATGCCAGCTCCTGTCCTCAAAG GCCAGGCACTGTGGCTGCCGCTGCTGTTGATGCTGAGCCCACAGGCCTCCGGCGGCCTGGTCATCACACCCCCGGGGCCGGAGCTTGTCCTTAATATCTCTAGCACCTTCGTTCTGACCTGCTCGGGTCCAGCTCCGGTGGTATGGGAACGGTTGTCCCAAGAGCCCCTGCAGAAAATGGCCAGGACCCAGGATGGCACCTTCTCCAGCACACTGACACTGACCAATGTCACTGGGCTAGACACGGGAGAGTACTTTTGCACCTACAAAGGCTCCCATGGGCTGGAGCCTGATGGGCGAAAACGGCTCTATATCTTTGTGCCAG ATCCCACTATGGGCTTTCTCCCGGTTGACCCTGAGGAACTCTTCATCTTTCTCACGGAAATAACGGAGATCACAATTCCATGCCGAGTGACGGATCCAAGACTGGTGGTGACACTACACGAGAAGAAAGTGGATATCCCACTGCCCATCCCCTATGACCACCAACGTGGCTTCTCTGGTACCTTCGAGGACAAGACTTATGTCTGCAAGACCACCATCGGGGACAAGGAAGTGGATTCTGAAGCCTACTATGTCTACAGCCTCCAGG TGTCATCCATCAACGTCTCCGTGAATGCAGTGCAGACTGTGGTCCGCCAGGGTGAGAACATCACCATCATGTGCATCGTGACCGGAAATGAGGTGGTTAACTTTGAATGGACATACCCACGCATGGAG AGTGGGCGGCTGGTGGAGCCAGTGACTGACTTCCTCTTCAATGTGCCCTCCCACATACGCTCCATTCTGCACATCCCTAGTGCTGAGCTTGGCGATTCAGGGACCTACATCTGCAATGTATCAGAAAGTGTGAATGACCATCGAGATGAAAAGTCCATCAATGTCACCGTGGTTG AGAGCGGCTACGTGCGGCTGCTGGGGGAGCTGGACGCCGTACAGTTCGCGGAGCTGCACCGCAGCCGGGCTCTGCAGGTCGTGTTCGAGGCCTACCCGCCGCCTACTGTCGTGTGGTTCAAGGACAACCGCACGCTAGGCGAATCCAGCGCAGGCGAGATCGCCTTGTCCACACGCAACGTGTCTGAGACCCG GTACGTGTCAGAACTGACGTTGGTGCGGGTCAAGGTGGCCGAGGCTGGCTACTACACCATGCGGGCCTTCCATGAGGATGCCGAGGCCCAGCTCTCCTTCCAGCTGCAGGTCAACG TGCCTGTCCGCGTGCTGGAGCTGAGTGAAAGCCACCCTGCCAGCGGGGAGCAGACAGTCCGATGTCGCGGCCGGGGCATGCCCCAGCCACACCTCACCTGGTCTACCTGCAGCGACCTCAAAAG ATGTCCTCGCGAGCTGCCACCCACGCCGCTAGGGAACAGTTCAGAGGAGGAGAGCCAGCTGGAGACTAACGTGACATACTGGCCTGAGGATCAGGAGTTCGAGGTGGTGAGCACGCTGCGCCTGCGCCGTGTGGATCAGCCGCTGTCGGTGCGCTGCACTCTGCACAACCTGCTGGGACACGACATGCAGGAGGTCACCGTGGTGCCACATT ctctgccCTTCAAGGTGGTGGTGATCTCGGCCATCCTGGCCTTGGTGGTTCTCACAATCATCTCCCTCATCATCCTCATCATGCTCTGGCAAAAG AAGCCACGTTATGAGATCCGATGGAAGGTGATTGAATCCGTGAGCTCCGATGGCCATGAGTACATCTACGTGGACCCTATGCAGCTGCCCTACGACTCCACCTGGGAGCTGCCGAGGGACCAGCTCGTGCTTG GACGTACGCTCGGCTCTGGGGCCTTTGGGCAGGTGGTGGAGGCGACGGCTCACGGCCTAAGCCATTCGCAGGCCACGATGAAAGTGGCAGTCAAGATGCTGAAAT CCACAGCCCGCAGCAGCGAGAAGCAGGCCCTCATGTCAGAGCTGAAGATCATGAGTCACCTCGGGCCCCATCTAAATGTGGTCAACTTGCTGGGGGCCTGCACCAAAGGAG GACCCATCTACATCATCACCGAGTACTGCCGCTACGGGGACCTGGTGGACTACCTTCACCGCAACAAGCACACCTTCCTGCAGCTCTGCTCCGACAAGCGCCGCCCGCCCAGCGCTGAGCTCTACAGCAACGCCCTGCCCGCGGGGCTCCCTCTGCCCAG CCACGTGTCTCTGCCTGGGGAGAGTGACGGGGGCTACATGGACATGAGCAAGGACGAGTCAGTGGATTACGTGCCCATGCTGGACATGAAAGGAGGCGTCAAATATGCAGACATTGAGTCCTCCAGCTACATGGCCCCTTATGACAACTACGTCCCCACTG CTCCCGAGAGGACCTGTCGGGCAACTCTGATCAATGAGTCCCCAGTGCTTAGCTACACGGATCTCGTGGGCTTCAGCTACCAGGTGGCCAATGGCATGGAGTTCCTGGCCTCCAAGAAC TGTGTCCACCGAGATCTGGCAGCCAGAAACGTGCTCATCTGTGAGGGCAAGCTGGTCAAGATATGTGACTTTGGCCTGGCTCGTGACATCATGAGAGACTCGAACTATATCTCCAAAGGCAGC ACCTTCCTGCCTCTGAAGTGGATGGCTCCCGAGAGCATCTTCAACAGCCTCTATACCACCCTGAGCGACGTGTGGTCCTTCGGGATCCTGCTCTGGGAGATCTTCACCCTGG GTGGCACACCTTACCCAGAGCTGCCCATGAACGAACAGTTCTATAATGCCATCAAGCGGGGCTACCGCATGGCTCAGCCTGCCCACGCCTCTGACGAGAT TTATGAGATCATGCAGAAGTGCTGGGAAGAGAAGTTTGAGATCCGGCCTCCCTTCTCCCAGCTGGTGCTGCTTCTCGAGAGGCTGCTGGGTGAGGGGTACAAAAAG AAGTACCAGCAGGTGGATGAGGAGTTTCTGAGGAGCGACCACCCAGCAGTCCTTCGGTCCCAAGCCCGCTTGCCTGGCTTCCCTGGCCTCCGATCCCCTCTGGACACCAGCTCTGTCCTGTACACTGCTGTGCAGCCCAACGAGGGTGACAACGACTACATCATCCCCCTGCCGGACCCCAAGCCTGAGGTTGCTGATGACGGCCCACTGGAGAGTTCTCCCAGCCTTGCCAG CTCCACCCTGAATGAAGTCAACACCTCCTCTACCATCTCCTGTGACAGCCCCCTGGAACCCCAAGAGGAGCCAGAACCAGAGCCAgagccccagcccgagccccagGTGGTGCCGGAGCCACCGCTGGATTCAAGCTGCCCTGGGCCTCGGGCTGAGGCAGAGGACAGCTTCCTGTAG
- the PDGFRB gene encoding platelet-derived growth factor receptor beta isoform X3, with product MTTNVASLVPSRTRLMSARPPSGTRKWILKPTMSTASRVSPLSGLMLSRVSSINVSVNAVQTVVRQGENITIMCIVTGNEVVNFEWTYPRMESGRLVEPVTDFLFNVPSHIRSILHIPSAELGDSGTYICNVSESVNDHRDEKSINVTVVESGYVRLLGELDAVQFAELHRSRALQVVFEAYPPPTVVWFKDNRTLGESSAGEIALSTRNVSETRYVSELTLVRVKVAEAGYYTMRAFHEDAEAQLSFQLQVNVPVRVLELSESHPASGEQTVRCRGRGMPQPHLTWSTCSDLKRCPRELPPTPLGNSSEEESQLETNVTYWPEDQEFEVVSTLRLRRVDQPLSVRCTLHNLLGHDMQEVTVVPHSLPFKVVVISAILALVVLTIISLIILIMLWQKKPRYEIRWKVIESVSSDGHEYIYVDPMQLPYDSTWELPRDQLVLGRTLGSGAFGQVVEATAHGLSHSQATMKVAVKMLKSTARSSEKQALMSELKIMSHLGPHLNVVNLLGACTKGGPIYIITEYCRYGDLVDYLHRNKHTFLQLCSDKRRPPSAELYSNALPAGLPLPSHVSLPGESDGGYMDMSKDESVDYVPMLDMKGGVKYADIESSSYMAPYDNYVPTAPERTCRATLINESPVLSYTDLVGFSYQVANGMEFLASKNCVHRDLAARNVLICEGKLVKICDFGLARDIMRDSNYISKGSTFLPLKWMAPESIFNSLYTTLSDVWSFGILLWEIFTLGGTPYPELPMNEQFYNAIKRGYRMAQPAHASDEIYEIMQKCWEEKFEIRPPFSQLVLLLERLLGEGYKKKYQQVDEEFLRSDHPAVLRSQARLPGFPGLRSPLDTSSVLYTAVQPNEGDNDYIIPLPDPKPEVADDGPLESSPSLASSTLNEVNTSSTISCDSPLEPQEEPEPEPEPQPEPQVVPEPPLDSSCPGPRAEAEDSFL from the exons ATGACCACCAACGTGGCTTCTCTGGTACCTTCGAGGACAAGACTTATGTCTGCAAGACCACCATCGGGGACAAGGAAGTGGATTCTGAAGCCTACTATGTCTACAGCCTCCAGGGTGAGCCCCCTTTCTGGCCTGATGCTCAGCAGAG TGTCATCCATCAACGTCTCCGTGAATGCAGTGCAGACTGTGGTCCGCCAGGGTGAGAACATCACCATCATGTGCATCGTGACCGGAAATGAGGTGGTTAACTTTGAATGGACATACCCACGCATGGAG AGTGGGCGGCTGGTGGAGCCAGTGACTGACTTCCTCTTCAATGTGCCCTCCCACATACGCTCCATTCTGCACATCCCTAGTGCTGAGCTTGGCGATTCAGGGACCTACATCTGCAATGTATCAGAAAGTGTGAATGACCATCGAGATGAAAAGTCCATCAATGTCACCGTGGTTG AGAGCGGCTACGTGCGGCTGCTGGGGGAGCTGGACGCCGTACAGTTCGCGGAGCTGCACCGCAGCCGGGCTCTGCAGGTCGTGTTCGAGGCCTACCCGCCGCCTACTGTCGTGTGGTTCAAGGACAACCGCACGCTAGGCGAATCCAGCGCAGGCGAGATCGCCTTGTCCACACGCAACGTGTCTGAGACCCG GTACGTGTCAGAACTGACGTTGGTGCGGGTCAAGGTGGCCGAGGCTGGCTACTACACCATGCGGGCCTTCCATGAGGATGCCGAGGCCCAGCTCTCCTTCCAGCTGCAGGTCAACG TGCCTGTCCGCGTGCTGGAGCTGAGTGAAAGCCACCCTGCCAGCGGGGAGCAGACAGTCCGATGTCGCGGCCGGGGCATGCCCCAGCCACACCTCACCTGGTCTACCTGCAGCGACCTCAAAAG ATGTCCTCGCGAGCTGCCACCCACGCCGCTAGGGAACAGTTCAGAGGAGGAGAGCCAGCTGGAGACTAACGTGACATACTGGCCTGAGGATCAGGAGTTCGAGGTGGTGAGCACGCTGCGCCTGCGCCGTGTGGATCAGCCGCTGTCGGTGCGCTGCACTCTGCACAACCTGCTGGGACACGACATGCAGGAGGTCACCGTGGTGCCACATT ctctgccCTTCAAGGTGGTGGTGATCTCGGCCATCCTGGCCTTGGTGGTTCTCACAATCATCTCCCTCATCATCCTCATCATGCTCTGGCAAAAG AAGCCACGTTATGAGATCCGATGGAAGGTGATTGAATCCGTGAGCTCCGATGGCCATGAGTACATCTACGTGGACCCTATGCAGCTGCCCTACGACTCCACCTGGGAGCTGCCGAGGGACCAGCTCGTGCTTG GACGTACGCTCGGCTCTGGGGCCTTTGGGCAGGTGGTGGAGGCGACGGCTCACGGCCTAAGCCATTCGCAGGCCACGATGAAAGTGGCAGTCAAGATGCTGAAAT CCACAGCCCGCAGCAGCGAGAAGCAGGCCCTCATGTCAGAGCTGAAGATCATGAGTCACCTCGGGCCCCATCTAAATGTGGTCAACTTGCTGGGGGCCTGCACCAAAGGAG GACCCATCTACATCATCACCGAGTACTGCCGCTACGGGGACCTGGTGGACTACCTTCACCGCAACAAGCACACCTTCCTGCAGCTCTGCTCCGACAAGCGCCGCCCGCCCAGCGCTGAGCTCTACAGCAACGCCCTGCCCGCGGGGCTCCCTCTGCCCAG CCACGTGTCTCTGCCTGGGGAGAGTGACGGGGGCTACATGGACATGAGCAAGGACGAGTCAGTGGATTACGTGCCCATGCTGGACATGAAAGGAGGCGTCAAATATGCAGACATTGAGTCCTCCAGCTACATGGCCCCTTATGACAACTACGTCCCCACTG CTCCCGAGAGGACCTGTCGGGCAACTCTGATCAATGAGTCCCCAGTGCTTAGCTACACGGATCTCGTGGGCTTCAGCTACCAGGTGGCCAATGGCATGGAGTTCCTGGCCTCCAAGAAC TGTGTCCACCGAGATCTGGCAGCCAGAAACGTGCTCATCTGTGAGGGCAAGCTGGTCAAGATATGTGACTTTGGCCTGGCTCGTGACATCATGAGAGACTCGAACTATATCTCCAAAGGCAGC ACCTTCCTGCCTCTGAAGTGGATGGCTCCCGAGAGCATCTTCAACAGCCTCTATACCACCCTGAGCGACGTGTGGTCCTTCGGGATCCTGCTCTGGGAGATCTTCACCCTGG GTGGCACACCTTACCCAGAGCTGCCCATGAACGAACAGTTCTATAATGCCATCAAGCGGGGCTACCGCATGGCTCAGCCTGCCCACGCCTCTGACGAGAT TTATGAGATCATGCAGAAGTGCTGGGAAGAGAAGTTTGAGATCCGGCCTCCCTTCTCCCAGCTGGTGCTGCTTCTCGAGAGGCTGCTGGGTGAGGGGTACAAAAAG AAGTACCAGCAGGTGGATGAGGAGTTTCTGAGGAGCGACCACCCAGCAGTCCTTCGGTCCCAAGCCCGCTTGCCTGGCTTCCCTGGCCTCCGATCCCCTCTGGACACCAGCTCTGTCCTGTACACTGCTGTGCAGCCCAACGAGGGTGACAACGACTACATCATCCCCCTGCCGGACCCCAAGCCTGAGGTTGCTGATGACGGCCCACTGGAGAGTTCTCCCAGCCTTGCCAG CTCCACCCTGAATGAAGTCAACACCTCCTCTACCATCTCCTGTGACAGCCCCCTGGAACCCCAAGAGGAGCCAGAACCAGAGCCAgagccccagcccgagccccagGTGGTGCCGGAGCCACCGCTGGATTCAAGCTGCCCTGGGCCTCGGGCTGAGGCAGAGGACAGCTTCCTGTAG